From one Mycolicibacterium sp. HK-90 genomic stretch:
- a CDS encoding isoprenylcysteine carboxylmethyltransferase family protein: MKAVARVVAFGIVELFVFGLVLFSLAGTLDFWQAWVFLVVFALSTWIPSIFLQRADPEAHRRRKRAGPAAETRIVQKVLIGGWYLSLAAMVVISGLDHRFGWSSVPAAICVAGDVLVVVGLGVTSLVVIQNSFAASTVQVESGQKVVSTGLYGVVRHPMYTGNLLTIVGFPLALGSYWGLLPVVAGLVLLVVRIRDEEKLLVEELDGYREYAQKARYRLVPYMW, from the coding sequence GTGAAAGCCGTTGCGAGAGTGGTGGCATTCGGGATTGTCGAACTCTTCGTATTCGGCTTGGTGCTGTTCTCCCTCGCCGGCACACTCGACTTCTGGCAGGCCTGGGTCTTTCTCGTGGTGTTCGCCCTGTCGACCTGGATCCCGAGCATCTTCCTGCAGCGCGCAGACCCTGAGGCACATCGACGGCGCAAGCGCGCCGGGCCGGCCGCCGAAACCCGGATCGTGCAGAAGGTCCTCATCGGCGGCTGGTACCTCTCGCTGGCGGCAATGGTGGTGATCAGCGGCCTGGACCATCGATTCGGCTGGTCGTCGGTTCCGGCCGCGATCTGCGTGGCCGGTGACGTCCTGGTCGTCGTCGGGTTGGGGGTCACCAGCCTGGTGGTCATCCAGAACAGCTTCGCGGCCTCGACGGTTCAGGTGGAGTCGGGCCAGAAGGTCGTCTCCACCGGCCTGTACGGGGTGGTGCGCCACCCCATGTACACCGGCAACCTGCTGACGATCGTCGGCTTCCCCCTCGCGCTCGGCTCGTACTGGGGGCTGCTGCCCGTCGTGGCCGGCCTCGTCCTGCTTGTCGTCCGCATCCGCGACGAAGAGAAGCTGCTGGTCGAGGAGTTGGACGGATACCGCGAATACGCGCAGAAGGCCCGATACCGCCTGGTGCCGTATATGTGGTGA
- a CDS encoding non-ribosomal peptide synthetase, with amino-acid sequence MTAEANRRLLSMDLDDDDDLEELDEWGNRAALNGAVPVSPSIPELFAEQVARDPGAVAVSFAGSHITYGDLDRAANRLAHLLIERGVGPGQRVALVFARSVESVVAIMGVLKAGAAYVPIDPAVPDARVRFVITDAAPVAAVTTVDLADRLAGTDVTVIVIDDPAVAAQPSTTPRVAAAPDDVAYLIYTSGTTGAPKGVAIPHRNVTRLLDAIDRDVALSAGQVWTQCHSVAFDFSVWEIFGALLHGGRLVVVPESVTRSAEEFHALLVDEHVSVLSQTPSAFYALQAVDAAGPENRLALELVVFGGEALEPSRLSAWVAEHPGLPRLINMYGITETTVHASFREITAADVGSAVSPIGVPLADLAFFVLDDWLRPVAAGAVGELYVAGAGLGYGYVGRSPLTSTRYVACPFGIPGRPATRMYRTGDLVSWRPDGELQYLGRADEQVKIRGYRIELGEIQSALMALDGVEQAVVIAREDRPGDKRLVGYITGSADPSAARAALGDTLPPYMVPTAIVTIDALPLTVNGKLDKKALPAPEYQHADGYRAPSTPTEEILAGIYAQVLGVDRVGVDDSFFDLGGDSLQAMRLVAALNRTLDAGLEERVVFDAPTVAELVLRIGGDDGTRRPLRAGERPEVMPLSFAQSRLWFVDQLQGPSPVYNLAAGLRLTGLLDVDALGVAVADLLERHESLRTVFPTVDGTPHQVIVPADQTGLTWEVVDAAGWPASRLQEAVESAARHGFDLAAEIPFRAEVFRLGDDEHVLVVVVHHIAADGWSITPLVADLAVAYAARRAGHAPGWEPLAVQYADYTLWQRAELGDLEDSDSRISQQLEFWTAALAGMPECLALPTDRPYPLVADQRGDRVDVDWPADLQQQVARLARDHNATKFMVIQAALLTLLSKLSSSSDVAVGFPIAGRRDPALDDLVGFFVNTLVLRVELAGDPTVTEVLAQVRANSLGAFEHQDVPFEVLVERLNPTRSLTHHPLVQVMMAWQNLPGQTGASGEVLELADLQASPLPLDTHTARMDLSFSLAERWTETGDAAGISGTVEFRTDVFDTATVEALIARLHRVLDAMAADPTRRLSAIEVLDPEEQRRLDTVGNRAALTSSAPKPDTILAVFDAQVARDPGAVAVSFAGSHITYGDLDRAANRLAHLLVERGVGPGQRVALLFSRSVEAIVAIFAVLKSGAAYVPIDPAVPDARLEFVLADSAPVAAVTTNDLADRLDGHELTVIAIDDPAAAGQSDGAPQVGLDPDGIAYLIYTSGTTGVPKGVAIPHRNVIRLLQALDADLELSPDQVWTQSHSLAFDFSVWEIFGALLHGGRLVVVSDTVARSPEDFHALLVDEQVSVLSQTPSAFYALQTADELSPASGSELELELVVFGGEALDPTRLGDWFDDHPVLPRLINMYGITETTVHASFREITAADVGSAVSPIGVPLKHLAFFVLDRWLRPMPVGVVGELYVAGAGLAAGYVGRAGLSASRFVACPFGVAGERMYRTGDLVSWGVDGQLRYLGRADEQVKIRGYRIELGEIQAALMALDGVEQAVVIAREDRPGDKRLVGYITGSADPSAARAALGDTLPPYMVPTAIVTIDALPLTVNGKLDIRALPAPEYQDVDHYRAPATRVEEILAGIFAQVLGLEQVGVDDSFFDLGGDSISAIQVIWRAHAAGLTGRPRDIFVQQTVARLARVVRMADTAGRVIDDGLGPVVATPIMRWLKSLETADGPIDEFNQTVVLQAPAGACEDDVVILLQALLDRHGMLRLRAEDDGAAGWSMSVPEADTVDARGYLQTVNLLTEDVLAAARSRLNPAAGAMLSAVWSSTTGQLALVVHHLAVDGVSWRIVLEDLNIAWTQHRGGQPVLLPPAGTSFTGWANVLAEYAHHPDVISQAHAWREVTSIPAALPAPQPAEDTFATAGYLTELLDAETTHMLLGDVPAAFHAGVHEILLIAFGLAWAQYLGTGGTPITIDVEGHGRHEDLAGVGDTEVDLSRTVGWFTTKYPVSLNFGGRDGGLRWTQVVAGDAALGTVIKGAKEQLRALPDGLTYGLLRYLNPDVDLAGADPVIGFNYLGRLGSPAAYASGDVWRFSQEGLSLTGAAGAMPIALAHSVELNAVTIDTDTGPHLNATWTWAPTVLDRTAVTRISRLWFDALAGICAHVRRGGGGPSPSDIAPARLSQQQIDALHGEDPIADVLLLTPLQQGLLYHAGIANSSGDDVYAVQLDLALSGPLDAHRLRDAVQAVVGRHPHLAARFYPQFEQPVQVIPADPVAPWRYITLDTNGIGVDAQIGEICAAERSAVCDLENQPAFRAALIRVAHDRHRFVLTNHHIVLDGWSMPILMQEIFAGYQGLRLPAASPYRSFMTWLAERDHHAARAAWREVLAGFDTPILVGPPQRLRFGERRVASYRVPAKTTRALTKLARSHRTTVNVALQGAWALLLSSLTGQPDVAFGSVVSGRSAEVDGADSMVGLLINTVPVRATFTADTTTADLLDQLQRTHNDTLEHQHVALSDIHRITGQDRLFDTVFVYENYPTEGGTQPGGDGLAITGFSSRDYYHYPISVQAGPGRELELRVQYDTDVFDAETIDALMARFKQVLVEMTAHPGRRLSSLDLVKGSAQPRLAGWVGGAQPETAAAPEAGATDDAYCPPATLIEQILASIYAEVLGVDRVGVEESFFDAGGDSISAMRAIAAINGALDVDLTILTLFDAPSVRGLAQQLENTPAR; translated from the coding sequence GTGACTGCCGAGGCCAACCGGCGATTGTTGTCGATGGATCTCGACGACGACGATGATCTCGAGGAGCTGGACGAGTGGGGTAACCGGGCCGCCTTGAACGGGGCCGTGCCGGTGTCGCCGTCGATTCCGGAGTTGTTCGCCGAGCAGGTGGCCCGCGATCCGGGGGCCGTAGCGGTCAGCTTCGCCGGCAGCCACATCACCTACGGGGACCTTGATCGGGCGGCGAATCGGTTGGCGCACTTGCTGATCGAGCGTGGTGTCGGGCCGGGGCAGCGGGTGGCGTTGGTGTTCGCCCGGTCGGTGGAATCGGTCGTGGCGATCATGGGTGTGCTGAAAGCCGGTGCGGCGTATGTGCCGATCGATCCGGCGGTACCCGATGCCCGGGTGCGGTTCGTGATTACCGATGCCGCGCCGGTGGCCGCGGTCACCACGGTCGATCTGGCCGATCGTCTTGCCGGGACCGACGTGACGGTGATCGTCATCGACGATCCTGCGGTGGCCGCCCAGCCCAGCACCACGCCGCGAGTTGCGGCAGCGCCCGATGATGTTGCGTATCTGATCTACACGTCGGGTACCACGGGTGCGCCTAAGGGTGTGGCGATTCCGCATCGGAATGTGACGCGGTTGTTGGATGCGATCGATCGTGATGTGGCGTTGTCGGCCGGGCAGGTGTGGACGCAGTGTCATTCGGTGGCTTTCGACTTCTCGGTGTGGGAAATTTTCGGTGCGCTGTTGCACGGTGGGCGGTTGGTGGTGGTGCCCGAATCGGTGACCCGCTCGGCCGAGGAGTTCCACGCTTTACTTGTCGACGAACACGTGAGTGTGTTGAGTCAGACGCCGTCGGCGTTTTATGCGCTGCAAGCGGTGGATGCGGCGGGTCCGGAGAATCGGTTGGCGCTCGAGCTGGTGGTGTTCGGCGGTGAGGCGCTCGAACCGTCGCGACTGAGCGCGTGGGTGGCCGAGCATCCGGGGCTGCCGCGGTTGATCAACATGTATGGGATCACCGAGACGACGGTGCATGCGTCGTTTCGTGAGATCACCGCCGCCGATGTGGGCAGTGCGGTCAGTCCGATCGGTGTGCCGCTGGCGGATCTGGCGTTTTTCGTGCTCGACGATTGGTTGCGTCCGGTGGCTGCGGGCGCGGTGGGTGAGTTGTATGTGGCCGGTGCGGGTTTGGGCTACGGGTATGTCGGGCGGTCGCCGTTGACCTCGACGCGGTATGTGGCGTGTCCGTTCGGGATACCGGGGCGGCCCGCGACACGGATGTATCGGACCGGGGATCTGGTGTCCTGGCGCCCGGATGGTGAGCTCCAATACCTGGGGCGCGCCGATGAGCAGGTCAAGATCCGTGGCTATCGGATCGAATTGGGTGAGATCCAGTCGGCGTTGATGGCGTTGGACGGTGTCGAGCAGGCGGTGGTGATCGCCCGCGAGGACCGTCCCGGTGACAAACGTCTGGTCGGCTACATCACCGGCAGCGCCGACCCGTCGGCGGCGCGCGCCGCACTGGGCGACACGTTGCCGCCCTACATGGTCCCCACGGCCATCGTCACCATCGACGCGCTACCCCTGACCGTCAACGGCAAACTCGACAAAAAGGCGCTGCCCGCACCGGAATACCAGCACGCCGATGGCTACCGGGCACCGTCGACTCCGACCGAGGAGATCCTGGCCGGCATCTACGCCCAGGTCCTCGGTGTGGACCGCGTCGGCGTCGACGACTCATTCTTCGATCTCGGCGGGGATTCCCTGCAGGCCATGCGTCTGGTCGCGGCGCTCAACAGAACTCTTGACGCCGGGCTGGAAGAGCGGGTTGTCTTCGACGCTCCGACGGTCGCAGAGTTGGTACTCCGCATCGGTGGCGATGACGGCACCCGCCGGCCATTGCGGGCAGGCGAGCGACCCGAGGTGATGCCCTTGTCGTTCGCACAGAGCCGATTGTGGTTCGTCGACCAATTGCAGGGTCCCTCACCGGTGTACAACCTGGCGGCAGGATTGCGTCTGACCGGATTGCTTGATGTCGATGCGCTGGGCGTGGCCGTTGCAGACCTCCTGGAACGCCACGAGAGTCTGCGCACGGTGTTCCCGACGGTCGACGGGACGCCTCATCAGGTGATCGTTCCCGCGGATCAGACCGGGCTCACCTGGGAGGTCGTCGATGCCGCCGGATGGCCGGCGAGCCGGTTGCAGGAAGCGGTCGAGAGCGCCGCGCGGCACGGTTTCGACCTGGCTGCCGAGATTCCCTTCCGGGCAGAGGTTTTCCGCCTCGGCGACGACGAGCACGTGCTGGTCGTAGTGGTTCATCACATCGCTGCCGACGGTTGGTCGATCACCCCGCTGGTGGCCGACCTGGCCGTGGCCTACGCCGCCCGGCGCGCCGGGCACGCGCCGGGCTGGGAACCGTTGGCCGTCCAGTATGCGGACTACACATTGTGGCAGCGTGCCGAGCTCGGCGATCTGGAAGACAGTGACAGCCGTATCTCCCAACAGCTGGAATTCTGGACAGCCGCGCTGGCGGGCATGCCCGAATGCCTGGCGTTACCGACCGACCGGCCATACCCCTTGGTGGCCGACCAACGCGGTGACCGGGTCGATGTGGACTGGCCGGCCGATCTGCAGCAGCAGGTCGCACGCCTGGCCCGCGACCACAATGCAACCAAGTTCATGGTGATCCAAGCGGCGCTGTTGACCCTGCTGTCGAAACTGAGCTCGAGTTCCGATGTGGCGGTGGGATTCCCGATCGCGGGGCGTCGTGATCCAGCCCTCGACGATCTGGTCGGATTCTTCGTCAACACCCTGGTGCTGCGCGTGGAGCTGGCGGGAGATCCGACTGTCACCGAGGTTCTGGCTCAGGTGCGGGCCAACAGCCTCGGCGCCTTCGAACATCAAGACGTGCCCTTCGAAGTGCTCGTCGAGCGGCTCAACCCGACCCGGTCCCTGACCCATCACCCTCTGGTGCAGGTGATGATGGCCTGGCAGAACCTCCCCGGACAGACAGGTGCGTCCGGCGAAGTACTGGAACTCGCAGACCTGCAAGCCAGCCCGTTGCCACTGGACACGCATACCGCCCGCATGGATCTGTCGTTCTCCCTCGCCGAACGCTGGACGGAAACCGGTGATGCCGCAGGGATTTCCGGGACGGTGGAGTTCCGCACCGATGTGTTCGACACCGCCACCGTCGAAGCTCTCATCGCCCGGCTACATCGCGTCCTCGATGCGATGGCGGCCGACCCGACCCGGCGACTGTCGGCAATCGAAGTGCTCGATCCCGAAGAACAGCGGCGCCTGGACACGGTGGGCAACCGCGCGGCCCTGACCAGCTCCGCACCGAAACCGGACACGATCCTGGCCGTGTTCGATGCGCAGGTGGCGCGTGATCCGGGTGCGGTGGCCGTCAGCTTCGCCGGCAGCCACATCACCTACGGGGACCTTGATCGGGCGGCGAATCGGTTGGCGCACTTGCTGGTCGAGCGTGGTGTCGGACCGGGACAACGGGTGGCGTTGCTGTTCTCCCGCTCGGTCGAGGCGATCGTCGCGATTTTCGCGGTCCTCAAGTCCGGTGCCGCCTATGTACCGATCGACCCCGCGGTGCCCGATGCGCGGCTGGAGTTCGTCCTCGCCGATTCCGCGCCGGTCGCCGCTGTCACCACCAACGATCTGGCCGATCGTCTCGATGGGCACGAGTTGACGGTCATCGCCATCGACGACCCTGCCGCAGCCGGCCAGTCGGACGGCGCGCCACAGGTCGGGCTGGACCCGGACGGCATTGCGTACCTGATCTACACCTCAGGCACCACGGGGGTCCCCAAAGGCGTAGCGATTCCGCACCGCAACGTGATTCGCCTGCTACAGGCGCTGGACGCGGATCTGGAGTTGTCGCCGGATCAGGTGTGGACACAGAGTCATTCCCTGGCGTTCGACTTCTCGGTGTGGGAGATCTTCGGCGCCTTGTTGCACGGTGGCCGGCTGGTGGTGGTGTCCGACACGGTGGCGCGGTCTCCCGAGGATTTCCACGCCTTGTTGGTCGACGAGCAGGTCAGCGTGTTGAGCCAGACACCATCGGCGTTCTATGCGTTGCAGACGGCGGACGAGCTGTCACCCGCGTCAGGATCTGAGCTCGAGCTCGAGCTGGTGGTGTTCGGCGGTGAGGCGCTGGACCCGACCCGGCTGGGCGACTGGTTCGACGACCACCCGGTGCTGCCGCGGTTGATCAACATGTATGGGATCACCGAGACGACGGTGCATGCCTCGTTCCGTGAGATCACGGCGGCGGATGTGGGGAGTGCGGTCAGTCCGATCGGTGTGCCGCTGAAGCACCTGGCCTTTTTCGTACTCGATCGTTGGTTGCGCCCGATGCCGGTCGGCGTGGTGGGTGAGTTGTATGTGGCCGGTGCGGGTTTGGCTGCCGGGTATGTGGGCCGGGCCGGGTTGAGTGCGTCGCGGTTTGTGGCGTGTCCGTTCGGTGTGGCGGGGGAGAGGATGTATCGCACCGGGGATCTGGTGTCCTGGGGTGTCGATGGGCAGTTGCGGTATCTGGGGCGCGCCGATGAGCAGGTCAAGATCCGTGGGTACCGGATCGAGTTGGGTGAGATCCAGGCTGCATTGATGGCGTTGGACGGTGTCGAGCAGGCGGTGGTGATCGCCCGCGAGGACCGTCCCGGTGACAAGCGCCTGGTCGGCTACATCACCGGCAGCGCCGACCCGTCGGCGGCGCGCGCCGCACTGGGCGACACGTTGCCGCCCTACATGGTCCCCACGGCCATCGTCACCATCGACGCGCTACCCCTGACCGTCAACGGCAAACTCGATATTCGCGCGCTGCCTGCGCCCGAATACCAGGACGTCGACCACTACCGCGCCCCGGCAACCCGCGTCGAGGAAATCCTGGCCGGCATCTTCGCCCAGGTCCTCGGGCTCGAGCAGGTCGGCGTCGACGACTCGTTCTTCGACCTTGGCGGCGACAGCATCTCGGCCATCCAGGTGATCTGGCGTGCCCACGCTGCCGGTCTGACAGGTCGCCCCCGCGACATCTTCGTCCAACAGACCGTGGCCCGGCTGGCGCGGGTGGTCAGGATGGCCGACACCGCCGGCCGGGTGATCGACGATGGGCTCGGCCCGGTGGTGGCGACCCCGATCATGCGCTGGCTCAAGAGCCTGGAAACTGCCGATGGCCCGATCGACGAGTTCAATCAGACCGTGGTGCTGCAGGCTCCCGCCGGTGCCTGCGAGGACGACGTCGTAATTCTGTTGCAGGCCTTGCTCGATCGACACGGCATGCTCCGCCTGCGTGCCGAGGACGACGGCGCCGCCGGATGGTCGATGAGCGTTCCTGAAGCCGACACGGTGGACGCCCGCGGGTACCTGCAGACGGTGAACCTCCTGACCGAAGACGTACTGGCGGCCGCCCGCTCGCGGTTGAACCCCGCGGCCGGGGCGATGCTCAGCGCCGTGTGGAGTTCCACCACGGGTCAACTGGCATTGGTGGTTCACCATCTGGCGGTCGACGGAGTTTCGTGGCGAATTGTGTTGGAGGACCTCAACATCGCCTGGACTCAGCATCGAGGCGGGCAACCGGTGCTGTTGCCGCCGGCCGGAACGTCGTTCACCGGCTGGGCGAACGTACTGGCTGAGTACGCACACCACCCCGACGTGATCAGCCAGGCACACGCGTGGCGGGAGGTGACATCGATCCCCGCGGCGTTGCCGGCACCGCAACCCGCCGAGGACACGTTCGCGACGGCCGGATACCTGACGGAGCTCCTGGACGCCGAGACCACCCACATGCTGCTCGGCGACGTGCCGGCGGCATTCCATGCCGGGGTACACGAGATCCTGCTGATCGCCTTCGGTTTGGCGTGGGCGCAGTACCTGGGCACCGGCGGTACGCCCATCACGATCGATGTGGAGGGGCACGGGCGTCACGAGGACTTGGCCGGCGTCGGCGACACGGAAGTCGACCTGTCGCGCACGGTCGGGTGGTTCACCACCAAGTACCCGGTGTCGCTGAACTTCGGCGGGCGCGACGGCGGGCTGCGCTGGACGCAGGTGGTGGCCGGCGATGCAGCGCTCGGAACGGTGATCAAAGGCGCCAAAGAGCAGCTTCGCGCCCTTCCGGACGGGCTGACCTATGGTCTGCTGCGATATCTCAACCCCGACGTGGACCTGGCCGGAGCCGATCCCGTCATCGGCTTCAACTACCTCGGACGGTTGGGCTCCCCGGCAGCGTATGCCTCGGGTGACGTGTGGCGTTTCAGCCAGGAAGGGTTGTCGCTGACCGGCGCTGCCGGGGCGATGCCCATCGCACTGGCACACTCGGTCGAGCTCAACGCGGTCACCATCGACACCGACACGGGCCCGCATCTGAACGCCACCTGGACGTGGGCGCCCACCGTGCTGGACCGCACGGCCGTGACCCGGATCAGCCGGTTGTGGTTCGACGCCCTGGCGGGCATCTGTGCCCATGTCAGGCGCGGCGGCGGCGGGCCGAGTCCGTCGGACATCGCGCCGGCCCGGTTGAGCCAACAGCAGATCGACGCCCTGCACGGCGAAGACCCCATCGCCGACGTGCTGTTGTTGACGCCGTTGCAGCAGGGACTGCTGTACCACGCCGGCATCGCGAACAGCTCCGGCGACGATGTCTATGCGGTGCAGCTCGATCTGGCGTTGAGCGGCCCGCTCGACGCGCACCGGCTTCGCGATGCCGTGCAGGCGGTGGTCGGCAGGCATCCGCATCTGGCGGCCCGCTTCTACCCGCAATTCGAGCAACCGGTGCAGGTGATTCCCGCGGATCCGGTGGCGCCCTGGCGGTATATCACGTTGGACACCAACGGTATTGGCGTCGATGCGCAGATCGGGGAGATCTGCGCGGCCGAACGCTCGGCGGTGTGCGACCTGGAGAACCAGCCCGCGTTCCGGGCCGCCTTGATTCGCGTCGCGCACGACCGGCACCGGTTCGTCCTGACCAATCACCACATCGTGCTCGACGGGTGGTCGATGCCGATCCTGATGCAGGAGATCTTCGCCGGCTACCAGGGGCTGCGTTTGCCCGCGGCCTCGCCATATCGCAGTTTCATGACGTGGCTGGCCGAACGCGACCACCACGCCGCCCGGGCGGCATGGCGTGAGGTGCTGGCCGGCTTCGACACCCCGATCCTGGTCGGACCGCCGCAGAGGCTGCGGTTCGGGGAGCGTCGCGTCGCCTCGTATCGGGTGCCCGCGAAGACCACCCGGGCGCTCACCAAGCTGGCGCGTTCGCACCGCACCACCGTCAATGTGGCGCTGCAGGGCGCCTGGGCACTCCTGCTCAGCTCGTTGACCGGTCAGCCCGACGTCGCGTTCGGCTCTGTCGTCTCGGGCAGGTCCGCCGAGGTCGACGGCGCCGATTCGATGGTCGGTCTGCTGATCAACACCGTGCCGGTACGGGCCACCTTCACCGCCGACACGACCACGGCAGATCTGCTGGATCAACTGCAGCGCACCCACAACGACACGCTCGAGCATCAGCACGTGGCACTCAGCGACATCCACCGGATCACCGGCCAGGACCGGCTTTTCGACACAGTCTTCGTCTATGAGAACTATCCGACCGAGGGCGGCACGCAACCGGGCGGGGACGGGCTGGCCATCACCGGGTTCAGCAGTCGCGACTACTACCACTACCCGATCTCGGTGCAAGCCGGGCCGGGCCGCGAGTTGGAACTGCGTGTCCAGTACGACACCGACGTGTTCGACGCGGAAACCATCGATGCGTTGATGGCGCGGTTCAAGCAGGTGCTGGTGGAGATGACCGCCCATCCTGGGCGCCGGTTGTCATCTCTCGATCTCGTCAAAGGCTCAGCGCAGCCGCGGCTGGCCGGCTGGGTCGGCGGGGCTCAGCCCGAGACTGCGGCGGCTCCCGAGGCCGGCGCGACCGACGATGCGTACTGCCCGCCGGCCACCTTGATCGAGCAGATCCTGGCCAGCATCTACGCCGAGGTACTGGGTGTGGACCGGGTCGGGGTGGAGGAGTCGTTCTTCGATGCGGGCGGCGATTCGATCTCGGCGATGCGTGCCATCGCGGCGATCAACGGAGCCCTCGACGTCGACCTCACGATCCTGACGCTGTTCGACGCCCCGTCCGTGCGCGGCCTGGCCCAGCAGTTGGAGAACACACCCGCTCGGTGA